The DNA window GCACAGAATGCCCCGCTTGTGAACCTCGGTGATAGATTATCATTACAGTATTTTTTTTGATTTGGAGTGTCCGGGTTTTATGGAAGAGGGCGTCTATTATTGTCTATGGGAGCTATGGATTTAAGAACGGTTAGATTAACGGTGGGGGCGGTGTTTTTACTCTTGCTGTCCTCGTGTACGAAAATCGGGAATTATGCCGAGAAGCGGGCAAATAAAGCGGCCTACAGCAATATTGCCGGAGCACAGCATTCCGCCTTTGGTGAGACCGATATTTTTTCCATTGGTGTAAAGGAAGAAGAGCTTCTGCAGCAACTGCTTGAAATCGACCGGAAGCAGGAAGAGGTGCAGCTGCTCAGTCTTGCCGATACGATTGCGCTGGCTATGGCCAACAGTCGATCCTACCAGTTTGAAAAGGAAAACCTCTTTATCCAGGCGCTGAACCTGACGGAAACGCAAAAGGACTTCAATTGGGATACCAGTGCTTCCAGTGCCGCGGCCAGCACTGGAATTTCGAAGCAGAACGGTAATGTTGAAACGTTCGGTGAACAGGGAGTGGATGGAAATCTGACCTTGGGGATTTCGCGCACGCTGGTTTCCGGGGCCAAGGTTTCGCTGGGATTCACCCATGCGTTTTTAAATGCATTTTCTTCTCCGGATACCTCCGGAGAGGGCAATGCTGTTTCCTTAAATATTGTTCAACCCCTTTTGAATGGGTTCGGGCCGTTGGTTGCGAAGGAAACGCTCCGGCAGGCGGAGCGGGACATGGTGTATGCTGTGCGGGAGTTCAAACGCTATCAGCAGGGTTTCGTGATCAATATAGCGGATCAGTATTATTCCGCTTTGCAGACCCGCGATCAGCTGATCAACCAGCGCAGGAACTATGAAAGTGCGGTTGCCAACCGCGAGCAGACGGAATCGATGGCGAAGGCCGGTCGTATTAAGGAGTTTGAGGCGGCACAGGCAAAGCAGAGCGAGCTGAATGCTGCGGACAGTCTGACTTTGGCCATTTCGAATTATCAGTCTGCTCTGGATGATTTCCGCTACACGCTCGGCATTCCCATTGATTTGAATGTGGAACCTGACTCCCGGGAGCTGAAACTGTTGGAAGAACGCGGCCTGGTTCAGTTTGATATCGATCAGCAAGCTGCCATGGACAGTGCTCTTTCCAATCGGCTGGATCTAATTACCCGCCGCGATGCGGTTGAAGACAATGAACGGTTGCTTGAAATTACCCGTCGCAACTTTCTGCCGGATTTAAATGCCAATTATAATGTAACGGCCGATCCGGAATTCGACAGCAGCGATCAGGTTGATCAGGATTTGACGGTTTCGCTGGATATTCCGTTTGACTGGACGGAAAAACGCAACGATTACCGAATTGCCCAGATTCGGCTGGACCGGGCGGTGAGGAGTCTGCAGGCGGAAGAGGATGATATCCGGCGCGATGTCCGGGAGCTGTGGCGTAAGCTGGAACGCAACCGATCCGTATATAAAAACCGCTTGCTGTCGGTGCGGCTGTCTGAACGGCGGGTGGAGAATACGGAGCTTCTGTTGCAACAGGGAAAGGTGCAGACGCGCGATCTGCTCGATGCGCAGGATGACCTGCTGAGTTCCCGTAACCAGGCAACCAGCGCGCTGGTGGATTACACCATTAACCGCCTGCGCTTCTGGGACGCCATTGAACGATTTGAAATTGACCCCAAGGGAATGTGGTATGAGCAATCCGAAGAAGAAATTACTGAGTAA is part of the Pontiella agarivorans genome and encodes:
- a CDS encoding TolC family protein translates to MFLLLLSSCTKIGNYAEKRANKAAYSNIAGAQHSAFGETDIFSIGVKEEELLQQLLEIDRKQEEVQLLSLADTIALAMANSRSYQFEKENLFIQALNLTETQKDFNWDTSASSAAASTGISKQNGNVETFGEQGVDGNLTLGISRTLVSGAKVSLGFTHAFLNAFSSPDTSGEGNAVSLNIVQPLLNGFGPLVAKETLRQAERDMVYAVREFKRYQQGFVINIADQYYSALQTRDQLINQRRNYESAVANREQTESMAKAGRIKEFEAAQAKQSELNAADSLTLAISNYQSALDDFRYTLGIPIDLNVEPDSRELKLLEERGLVQFDIDQQAAMDSALSNRLDLITRRDAVEDNERLLEITRRNFLPDLNANYNVTADPEFDSSDQVDQDLTVSLDIPFDWTEKRNDYRIAQIRLDRAVRSLQAEEDDIRRDVRELWRKLERNRSVYKNRLLSVRLSERRVENTELLLQQGKVQTRDLLDAQDDLLSSRNQATSALVDYTINRLRFWDAIERFEIDPKGMWYEQSEEEITE